A region of Streptomyces paludis DNA encodes the following proteins:
- a CDS encoding ABC transporter permease — protein MGMAPDTQTAPPPPATAPHERGATPGERVRAVGLRWDTAVGALLVAVFVVGLGSTDGFASGENLAFAFNDIAEVALIALPMTLLVVAGQVDLSVASMLGLGSALTGALWNAGWAFETIVPVVLLVGVAGGLLNGWLVTRVGLPSLAVTIGTLALYRGLASVALGSDAVTDFPRTYADWAVDTTTIPGTFVTYPVALFIVLAIATAVLLHSTAFGRSLFAIGAQEEAAYFAGIRVKRYKLVLFVVTGAFAAFAGIVFTLRYGSARADNGLGFEMLVIASVLLGGVDFDGGRGTLFGAVAGVLLISVLKNLLTLNDVPNEVQVIVTGLLLVASVLTPRLIAAAVERRHRRAADDTAAPTP, from the coding sequence ATGGGAATGGCGCCTGACACGCAGACCGCGCCGCCGCCCCCGGCGACGGCACCGCACGAGCGGGGCGCGACCCCCGGTGAACGCGTCAGGGCCGTCGGACTGCGCTGGGACACCGCGGTCGGCGCCCTGCTGGTGGCGGTCTTCGTCGTGGGACTCGGCAGCACCGACGGCTTCGCGTCCGGCGAGAACCTCGCCTTCGCGTTCAACGACATCGCCGAAGTCGCCCTGATCGCCCTGCCGATGACCCTGCTGGTGGTCGCCGGGCAGGTCGATCTCTCCGTCGCCTCCATGCTCGGTCTGGGCAGCGCGCTGACCGGCGCGCTGTGGAACGCCGGCTGGGCCTTCGAGACCATCGTCCCCGTCGTGCTCCTCGTCGGCGTCGCCGGCGGACTCCTCAACGGCTGGCTGGTCACCCGGGTCGGACTGCCCTCGCTCGCCGTCACCATCGGCACCCTCGCCCTCTACCGGGGCCTCGCCTCCGTGGCGCTCGGCAGCGACGCCGTCACCGACTTCCCCCGTACGTACGCGGACTGGGCCGTCGACACCACCACGATCCCCGGCACCTTCGTCACCTACCCCGTCGCGCTGTTCATCGTCCTGGCGATCGCGACCGCCGTCCTGCTGCACTCCACCGCCTTCGGCCGGTCCCTGTTCGCCATCGGCGCGCAGGAGGAGGCCGCCTACTTCGCCGGGATCAGGGTCAAGCGCTACAAACTCGTTCTCTTCGTCGTCACGGGCGCGTTCGCCGCCTTCGCCGGGATCGTCTTCACCCTCCGGTACGGCAGCGCCCGCGCCGACAACGGGCTCGGCTTCGAGATGCTCGTCATCGCCTCCGTCCTGCTGGGCGGGGTGGACTTCGACGGCGGCCGGGGCACGCTCTTCGGCGCGGTCGCCGGCGTCCTGCTGATCAGCGTCCTGAAGAACCTGCTGACCCTCAACGACGTGCCGAACGAGGTCCAGGTCATCGTCACCGGCCTGCTGCTCGTCGCCTCCGTCCTCACCCCCCGCCTGATCGCCGCCGCCGTCGAACGCCGGCACCGGCGCGCGGCCGACGACACCGCCGCCCCCACGCCCTGA
- the rhaS gene encoding rhamnose ABC transporter substrate-binding protein encodes MPIRHPARRRAAVTAATACVLAVALTACSGTTKDSVKQDDSTVGTDTSTAASADPDAPLKKGLKLAFLPKQINNPYEKIVDEAGIAAAKEYGATGKEVGPSDASASSQVSYINTLIQQRQDAILIAANDPNAVCGPLKQAMKKGIKVVAYDSDTAKDCRQLFINQASSEEIGRSLVQHLGEQLGHKGKIAILSATQNATNQNTWIEFMKDELKLPAYKDMELVKVAYGDDADQKSFQQTQGLLQAYPDLKGIISPTTVGIAAAARYLSDSSYKGKVVLNGLGTPNQMRKYVKDGTVEQFSLWNPEELGYLGSYAAASLASGQITGAEGETFKAGTLGEYTIGKDGEVILGEPTVFDKKNIDKFDF; translated from the coding sequence ATGCCGATCCGTCACCCCGCCCGACGCCGCGCGGCCGTCACCGCCGCCACCGCCTGTGTCCTCGCCGTCGCCCTGACCGCCTGCTCCGGCACCACCAAGGACAGCGTGAAGCAGGACGACAGCACCGTCGGTACGGACACCTCCACCGCCGCCTCGGCCGACCCGGACGCGCCCCTGAAGAAGGGCCTCAAGCTCGCCTTCCTGCCCAAGCAGATCAACAACCCCTACGAGAAGATCGTCGACGAGGCCGGTATCGCCGCGGCCAAGGAGTACGGCGCCACCGGCAAGGAGGTCGGTCCCTCCGACGCCAGCGCCTCCTCCCAGGTCTCGTACATCAACACCCTCATCCAGCAGCGCCAGGACGCCATCCTGATCGCGGCCAACGACCCGAACGCGGTGTGCGGTCCGCTCAAGCAGGCCATGAAGAAGGGCATCAAGGTCGTCGCGTACGACTCCGACACCGCCAAGGACTGCCGCCAGCTCTTCATCAACCAGGCCAGCTCCGAGGAGATCGGCCGCAGCCTGGTCCAGCACCTCGGCGAACAGCTCGGCCACAAGGGCAAGATCGCGATCCTCTCGGCCACCCAGAACGCCACGAACCAGAACACCTGGATCGAGTTCATGAAGGACGAGCTGAAGCTGCCCGCCTACAAGGACATGGAGCTGGTGAAGGTCGCGTACGGCGACGACGCGGACCAGAAATCCTTCCAGCAGACCCAGGGTCTCCTCCAGGCGTACCCCGACCTCAAGGGCATCATCTCGCCCACCACCGTCGGTATCGCCGCCGCCGCCCGCTACCTCAGCGACTCCTCGTACAAGGGCAAGGTCGTCCTCAACGGCCTCGGCACCCCGAACCAGATGCGCAAGTACGTCAAGGACGGCACCGTCGAGCAGTTCTCCCTCTGGAACCCGGAGGAGCTGGGCTACCTCGGCTCGTACGCCGCCGCCTCCCTGGCCTCCGGGCAGATCACCGGCGCCGAGGGCGAGACGTTCAAGGCCGGCACGCTCGGCGAGTACACCATCGGCAAGGACGGCGAGGTCATCCTCGGCGAGCCGACCGTCTTCGACAAGAAGAACATCGACAAGTTCGACTTCTGA
- a CDS encoding L-rhamnose mutarotase produces the protein MRRVCFLLKVRQDRITEYRERHATVWPDMLRALSESGWHNYSLFLRDDGLLVGYLELADGDFAAAQAAMAATEVNARWQKEMAPFFESLDGDRPDEAMKPLTEVFHLA, from the coding sequence GTGCGGCGCGTCTGTTTCCTGCTGAAGGTCCGCCAGGACCGCATCACCGAGTACCGAGAGCGGCACGCCACCGTCTGGCCGGACATGCTCCGCGCCCTGTCGGAGAGCGGCTGGCACAACTACTCGCTCTTCCTGCGCGACGACGGACTGCTCGTCGGCTATCTGGAGCTGGCGGACGGGGACTTCGCCGCGGCCCAGGCGGCCATGGCGGCCACCGAGGTCAACGCCCGCTGGCAGAAGGAGATGGCCCCCTTCTTCGAATCCCTCGACGGCGACCGGCCGGACGAGGCGATGAAACCGCTCACCGAGGTCTTCCACCTGGCCTGA
- a CDS encoding BNR repeat-containing protein, with amino-acid sequence MRLRTAATATAATVLLATATLPGATGTALAADPAPAVTPLADTQLDAQAVYFVSYNGLVNNNAFQKNGLLTYRGYQYAAWYTADRTAVVGRRALGASSWATVRLPHQLTANDSHNVISMGLSRVDGRLHLNMDSHSNGFFYVKSAAGLLDDPAARAWTGGQFGSVQTSLDGLALTSQFTYPQFVATPEGRLQLSYRAGISGNGRNGLAEYDGTKWTALGEWSGSTGTYTSEHGSSTARNMYLHGIDYGSDGRLHAFYTWREQSAAVMCNSGGITNHDTGYVYSTDRGRTWRNAAGTQVGTTGGSDPVTVNDAGTVVDALNPDHSLMNQESQATDSAGLPQAVISYVPGRFGQCTTNYVADRTANGRAFHLVRNAAGAWKKTEIPVPLNSSQRTHLVLDRYDNAYAVLPYGRIAAASKASGYTDWKTLFDANGLNAFGEVVVDDTRLAQDGVLSYMYQQRSSGTTPSALRVIDFRLPS; translated from the coding sequence ATGAGACTCAGGACCGCCGCGACCGCGACCGCGGCCACCGTGCTCCTCGCCACCGCCACCCTGCCCGGCGCCACCGGTACGGCCCTCGCCGCCGACCCCGCCCCGGCCGTCACACCGCTCGCCGACACTCAGCTCGACGCCCAGGCCGTCTACTTCGTCTCGTACAACGGCCTGGTCAACAACAACGCCTTCCAGAAGAACGGACTGCTCACCTACCGGGGCTATCAGTACGCCGCCTGGTACACCGCCGACCGCACCGCCGTCGTCGGCCGCCGCGCGCTCGGCGCCTCCTCCTGGGCGACCGTACGCCTGCCCCACCAGCTCACCGCGAACGACTCCCACAACGTCATCTCCATGGGCCTCTCCCGTGTCGACGGCCGGCTGCACCTCAACATGGACTCGCACAGCAACGGCTTCTTCTACGTCAAATCCGCCGCCGGACTCCTCGACGACCCCGCCGCACGCGCCTGGACCGGCGGCCAGTTCGGCTCCGTACAGACCTCACTGGACGGGCTCGCGCTCACCTCGCAGTTCACCTACCCGCAGTTCGTCGCCACCCCCGAGGGCCGCCTCCAGCTCAGCTACCGGGCGGGCATCTCGGGCAACGGCCGCAACGGACTCGCCGAGTACGACGGCACGAAGTGGACCGCCCTGGGCGAATGGTCCGGCTCCACCGGCACCTACACCAGCGAGCACGGCTCCAGCACCGCCCGCAACATGTATCTGCACGGCATCGACTACGGAAGCGACGGCCGGCTCCACGCCTTCTACACCTGGCGCGAGCAGAGCGCCGCCGTCATGTGCAACAGCGGCGGCATCACCAACCACGACACCGGCTACGTGTACAGCACCGACCGCGGCCGGACCTGGCGCAACGCGGCCGGCACCCAGGTCGGCACCACCGGCGGCAGCGACCCGGTGACGGTGAACGACGCCGGCACGGTCGTCGACGCCCTCAACCCCGACCACTCGCTGATGAACCAGGAGAGCCAGGCCACCGACTCCGCCGGCCTCCCGCAGGCGGTCATCAGCTACGTCCCGGGCCGCTTCGGCCAGTGCACCACCAACTACGTCGCCGACCGGACGGCCAACGGCCGCGCCTTCCATCTCGTCAGGAACGCCGCCGGCGCCTGGAAGAAGACCGAGATACCCGTCCCGCTCAACTCCAGCCAGCGCACCCATCTCGTCCTCGACCGGTACGACAACGCCTACGCCGTCCTGCCCTACGGCCGGATCGCCGCCGCGTCCAAGGCGTCCGGGTACACCGACTGGAAGACCCTCTTCGACGCCAACGGGCTGAACGCCTTCGGCGAGGTCGTGGTGGACGACACCCGGCTCGCCCAGGACGGTGTTCTGTCGTACATGTACCAGCAGAGGTCGAGCGGCACCACGCCCTCGGCGCTGCGCGTCATCGACTTCCGGCTCCCGTCCTGA
- a CDS encoding L-fucose/L-arabinose isomerase family protein: MTARTPAVARKPRIGLVAGGLGAYWPQFPELLPRLRRSAARVTERLSAFDAEVVDAGFISDAEEGAAAAERLRAADCDLIVGFLTTYMTATMLVPVAQRSGAPVLLINLQPSPAMDHASFDTGQWLAYCGACPLPEMANAFERVGVPFRSVSGHLEDERAWERIGRWIRAAGVRAALRGGRHGLMGHLYPGMYDVATDLTMVPGQLGGHVEVVEFDDLRVRVEEARDGDITAQLDRTREVFDIAASVDEDDLRWAARVAVGLDRLVADFDLDSLAYYHRGLNGEVHERLGAGMILGSSLLTSRGVPACGEYELRTSLAMLITDRLGAGGSFTELQALDFTADVVEMGHDGPGHLAISARKPLLRGLGVYHGKRGWGVSVEFDVRHGPVTLVGLGQTRDGRYRLIAAEGEVVDGPHLEIGNTTSRVSFGCDPGEWTDAWSASGVGHHWALATGALLPELRALAGLTGLDLVEVAVR, from the coding sequence ATGACCGCACGGACCCCCGCCGTCGCCAGGAAACCCAGGATCGGCCTGGTCGCGGGCGGACTGGGAGCGTACTGGCCCCAGTTCCCCGAGCTGCTCCCGCGGCTGCGCCGATCGGCCGCCCGCGTCACCGAACGCCTGAGCGCGTTCGACGCCGAGGTCGTCGACGCCGGCTTCATCTCGGACGCCGAGGAGGGCGCGGCGGCGGCCGAGCGGCTGCGCGCCGCCGACTGCGACCTGATCGTCGGCTTCCTCACCACCTATATGACCGCCACGATGCTCGTGCCCGTCGCCCAGCGCAGCGGCGCGCCCGTGCTGCTCATCAACCTCCAGCCCAGCCCCGCCATGGACCACGCCTCGTTCGACACCGGCCAGTGGCTCGCGTACTGCGGCGCCTGCCCGCTGCCCGAGATGGCCAACGCCTTCGAACGCGTCGGCGTCCCCTTCCGCTCGGTCTCCGGCCATCTGGAGGACGAGCGCGCCTGGGAACGCATCGGCCGCTGGATCCGCGCCGCCGGGGTCCGCGCGGCGCTCCGGGGTGGCCGGCACGGGCTGATGGGACACCTCTACCCCGGCATGTACGACGTCGCCACCGACCTCACCATGGTCCCCGGACAGCTCGGCGGCCATGTGGAGGTCGTCGAGTTCGACGATCTGCGGGTACGGGTCGAGGAGGCCCGGGACGGCGACATCACGGCGCAGCTGGACCGGACCCGGGAGGTCTTCGACATCGCCGCCTCCGTGGACGAGGACGACCTGCGCTGGGCCGCCCGCGTCGCCGTCGGCCTCGACCGGCTCGTCGCCGACTTCGACCTGGACTCCCTCGCGTACTACCACCGCGGACTGAACGGCGAGGTCCACGAACGGCTCGGCGCCGGAATGATCCTGGGCTCCTCCCTGCTGACCTCGCGCGGGGTGCCCGCCTGCGGGGAGTACGAACTGCGCACCTCGCTGGCCATGCTGATCACCGACCGCCTCGGCGCGGGCGGCTCCTTCACCGAACTCCAGGCGCTGGACTTCACCGCCGACGTGGTCGAGATGGGCCACGACGGCCCCGGACACCTCGCCATCAGCGCCCGCAAACCGCTGCTGCGCGGACTCGGCGTCTACCACGGCAAGCGCGGCTGGGGCGTCTCCGTCGAATTCGACGTACGGCACGGACCCGTCACCCTGGTCGGCCTCGGCCAGACCCGCGACGGCCGCTACCGGCTGATCGCCGCCGAGGGCGAGGTGGTCGACGGACCGCACCTGGAGATCGGCAACACCACCTCCCGGGTCTCCTTCGGCTGCGACCCGGGGGAGTGGACCGACGCGTGGAGCGCCAGCGGGGTCGGCCACCACTGGGCCCTGGCCACCGGCGCGCTGCTCCCCGAACTGCGCGCGCTGGCCGGACTGACCGGCCTCGACCTGGTGGAAGTCGCCGTCCGATGA
- a CDS encoding LacI family DNA-binding transcriptional regulator, with translation MRRPVGIKDVAGAAGVSVGTVSNVINRPDSVTEETRRRVLSAIERLGYVRSESARQLRAGRSRILAVLVLDMANPFFVGVASGAERSARAAGLGVMLCNSAESPAEEAAYLTLFSEQRVRGVLVTPADMSGRNLDAFRRHGIPFVFVDRVVPSADGCSVSVDDVNGGALAVRHLLRRGSRDIAYVSGPMHLTQCQNRRDGALRALAEVGLPPAALRHVEAARLDVTAGRDAGARLLGMAPRPTAVFCANDLLALGVLQTLYHAGVRVPEDIALVGYDDIEFAAAAAVPLTSVRQPARRLGGAAADLLIEETGDDAAAHRHRRIVLQPELVVRASTLAGARH, from the coding sequence ATGAGACGGCCGGTGGGCATCAAGGACGTGGCCGGGGCGGCCGGTGTCTCGGTGGGCACCGTCTCGAACGTGATCAACCGCCCCGACTCCGTCACCGAGGAGACCCGCCGGCGCGTCCTGTCCGCCATCGAACGCCTCGGTTACGTACGCAGCGAGTCCGCGCGCCAGCTGCGCGCGGGCCGCAGCCGCATCCTGGCCGTACTCGTCCTCGACATGGCCAACCCGTTCTTCGTGGGCGTCGCCTCGGGCGCGGAACGCTCCGCGCGCGCCGCCGGGCTCGGGGTGATGCTCTGCAACAGCGCGGAGAGCCCGGCGGAGGAGGCCGCCTATCTCACCCTCTTCTCCGAACAGCGGGTACGCGGCGTCCTGGTCACCCCCGCCGACATGAGCGGCCGCAACCTCGACGCGTTCCGCCGCCATGGCATCCCGTTCGTCTTCGTGGACCGGGTCGTGCCCAGCGCCGACGGCTGCTCGGTCTCCGTCGACGACGTCAACGGCGGCGCGCTGGCCGTCCGCCATCTGCTGCGCCGCGGCAGCCGCGACATCGCGTACGTCAGCGGACCGATGCATCTGACGCAGTGCCAGAACCGCCGCGACGGCGCGCTGCGGGCCCTCGCCGAGGTCGGCCTGCCGCCCGCCGCGCTGCGCCATGTCGAGGCCGCGCGGCTCGATGTCACCGCGGGCCGGGACGCCGGGGCGCGGCTGCTCGGCATGGCGCCCCGGCCGACCGCCGTGTTCTGCGCCAACGACCTGCTCGCGCTCGGGGTCCTCCAGACCCTCTACCACGCGGGGGTACGGGTGCCCGAGGACATCGCCCTCGTCGGCTACGACGACATCGAGTTCGCCGCGGCGGCGGCCGTGCCGCTCACCTCGGTGCGCCAGCCCGCCCGCCGGCTCGGCGGCGCCGCGGCCGATCTGCTGATCGAGGAGACCGGCGACGATGCCGCCGCGCACCGGCACCGGCGCATCGTGCTCCAGCCCGAACTGGTCGTCCGCGCCTCCACACTGGCCGGCGCGCGGCACTGA
- a CDS encoding YihY/virulence factor BrkB family protein, producing MSAEESGRRDVKETTGSAPAWRDRLAGALRRTPVALWNDDAMDRAAALTYYAVLAIFPALLVTVCAIGLVGPDASGQFTDQAAGLVPGQSRQLVHSALVEMAEQRSAAWLLGSVGAVGALWSSSSYLSVFRRGLHAMHGAVDHRPPWRTAPRIALTALGMLTLLVTSAFTLVLTGEAATTLGRLLGMGMTVSLVWRSLKWPLLLALAAVLVLMVFRTGPVGTRRLRRALPGGILAVALWLLTSAGFAVYTSHAGTYNRLYGSLAGIIVFLVWLWVTNLSLLAGAQFNAELARGAAADTAGADTTGADADGAGAARVPAPTGPASAEKRPG from the coding sequence TTGTCCGCCGAGGAATCCGGACGCAGGGACGTGAAGGAGACCACCGGGAGCGCGCCGGCGTGGCGCGACCGGCTGGCCGGCGCGCTGCGTCGTACGCCGGTGGCGCTGTGGAACGACGACGCCATGGACCGGGCGGCGGCGCTCACGTACTACGCGGTGCTGGCGATCTTCCCGGCGCTGCTGGTCACCGTCTGCGCCATCGGGCTGGTCGGCCCGGACGCCAGCGGGCAGTTCACCGATCAGGCGGCGGGGCTGGTGCCGGGGCAGTCGCGGCAGCTGGTGCACAGCGCGCTGGTGGAGATGGCGGAGCAGCGGTCGGCGGCCTGGCTGCTGGGGTCGGTCGGCGCGGTCGGCGCGCTGTGGTCGTCGTCCAGCTATCTCAGCGTGTTCCGCCGGGGGCTGCACGCGATGCACGGCGCGGTGGACCACCGGCCGCCGTGGCGGACCGCGCCGCGGATCGCGCTGACCGCGCTCGGCATGCTGACGCTGCTGGTGACCAGCGCCTTCACGCTCGTTCTCACCGGGGAGGCCGCGACAACGCTGGGGCGGCTGCTGGGGATGGGGATGACGGTGTCGCTGGTGTGGCGGTCGCTGAAGTGGCCGCTGCTGCTGGCACTGGCGGCGGTGCTGGTGCTGATGGTGTTCCGGACGGGGCCGGTCGGTACGCGCCGGCTGCGGAGGGCGCTGCCCGGCGGGATTCTGGCGGTCGCGCTCTGGCTGCTGACATCGGCGGGGTTCGCGGTCTACACGTCGCACGCGGGCACGTACAACCGGCTGTACGGCTCGCTCGCCGGGATCATCGTGTTCCTGGTCTGGCTCTGGGTCACCAATCTGTCGCTGCTGGCCGGTGCCCAGTTCAACGCCGAACTCGCCCGGGGCGCCGCGGCGGACACGGCGGGGGCGGACACAACGGGGGCCGACGCGGACGGGGCCGGGGCCGCGCGGGTGCCCGCGCCGACGGGGCCGGCCAGTGCGGAGAAGCGGCCGGGGTGA
- a CDS encoding Asp23/Gls24 family envelope stress response protein has protein sequence MTATQEAPVFKKAVPGPGGASPAPVGSTTVGAGAAGADEPAATRGRTSIADVVVVKIAGMAAREIPGVYDMGGGLSRTIGAVRDRVPGGRPNVGRGVKVEVGERQTAIDLDLVVEYGVAITEVARDVRENVIAAVERITGLEVVEVNVTVNDVHLPDDEHDTGGAEARVS, from the coding sequence ATGACAGCGACGCAGGAAGCTCCCGTGTTCAAGAAGGCCGTGCCCGGACCGGGCGGCGCGAGCCCCGCCCCCGTGGGCTCCACGACCGTGGGCGCCGGTGCGGCGGGCGCGGACGAGCCGGCCGCCACCCGCGGCAGGACCTCGATCGCGGATGTCGTGGTCGTCAAGATCGCGGGCATGGCGGCGCGGGAGATCCCCGGCGTGTACGACATGGGCGGCGGGCTCTCCCGTACGATCGGCGCGGTGCGCGACCGGGTGCCCGGCGGGCGGCCCAATGTGGGGCGGGGCGTCAAGGTGGAGGTCGGCGAGCGGCAGACCGCGATCGATCTGGACCTGGTGGTGGAGTACGGCGTGGCGATCACCGAGGTGGCGCGTGATGTCCGGGAGAACGTCATCGCGGCGGTCGAGCGGATCACCGGCCTCGAAGTCGTCGAGGTGAACGTGACGGTCAACGACGTGCATCTCCCGGACGACGAGCACGACACGGGCGGCGCCGAGGCGCGGGTCTCGTAG
- a CDS encoding RNA polymerase sigma factor: protein MPGNGKQLPARAPDREPEPDREREREREPDRSDDGLLAVRAGEGDEEAFETLVRRHGPVMLQLATRLLGSRTEAEDAVQDAFVNAWRKLPEFRGESAFRTWMYRIVTNRCLNQLRARRPAADLYSVPEPAAPEHQSSPARVAESHAATRALAGAMAGLSPEQRACWVLRELHGLSYEDIAETVGISLQAVRGRVFRARRYLTEAMSAWR from the coding sequence GTGCCCGGCAACGGGAAACAACTGCCGGCCCGCGCGCCGGACCGGGAACCGGAGCCGGACCGGGAACGGGAGCGGGAACGGGAGCCGGACCGGTCCGACGACGGCCTGCTCGCCGTACGCGCGGGCGAAGGCGACGAAGAGGCGTTCGAGACGCTGGTGCGCCGGCACGGCCCGGTCATGCTCCAGCTGGCCACCCGGCTGCTCGGCAGCCGTACCGAGGCCGAGGACGCCGTACAGGACGCGTTCGTGAACGCCTGGCGGAAGCTGCCGGAGTTCCGCGGCGAATCCGCCTTCAGGACCTGGATGTACCGGATCGTCACCAACCGGTGCCTCAACCAGCTACGCGCCCGCCGCCCGGCCGCCGATCTCTACTCGGTACCGGAACCGGCCGCGCCCGAACACCAGTCCTCACCCGCCCGCGTGGCCGAGTCCCACGCCGCCACCCGAGCCCTGGCCGGGGCCATGGCCGGGCTCTCGCCGGAGCAGCGTGCCTGCTGGGTCCTGCGCGAGCTGCACGGACTGTCGTACGAGGACATCGCGGAGACGGTCGGAATCAGCCTTCAGGCGGTCCGCGGCCGGGTCTTCCGAGCACGCCGCTACCTGACGGAGGCGATGAGCGCATGGCGCTGA
- a CDS encoding Asp23/Gls24 family envelope stress response protein has protein sequence MALNARPGRPGEPGETPGHEQIHEQIHEQFHDEEPLPCGRELSAVWEAWDAGETAGDPHLTTCPHCAAALADLAALDDAVREARADEAPDPTGLAELTGRVMDIVRLELRPGRPLPLGGPEDDAWIVEAAAARAFRAAAETLPSVRAGSCRITPLDPDAARRPTAAGTGSGDRGPVRVRLEVAAGLRWPLPELAESVRERVAEAAREAIGIEVGRIDVVIVDVLAAAEHEEGGHR, from the coding sequence ATGGCGCTGAACGCGCGCCCGGGCCGCCCCGGGGAGCCGGGGGAGACACCCGGGCACGAGCAGATCCACGAGCAGATCCACGAGCAGTTCCATGACGAGGAACCGCTGCCCTGCGGTCGCGAACTGAGCGCCGTCTGGGAAGCGTGGGACGCCGGGGAGACCGCCGGCGACCCCCATCTGACCACCTGCCCGCACTGCGCCGCCGCCCTGGCCGATCTGGCCGCCCTGGACGACGCCGTACGCGAGGCACGCGCCGACGAGGCACCCGACCCGACCGGTCTCGCCGAGCTGACCGGCCGGGTCATGGACATCGTGCGGCTGGAGCTGCGCCCCGGTCGGCCGCTGCCGCTCGGCGGGCCCGAGGACGACGCCTGGATCGTGGAGGCCGCGGCCGCCCGCGCCTTCCGCGCCGCCGCCGAGACCCTGCCGTCCGTACGGGCCGGCAGCTGCCGGATCACCCCGCTGGACCCGGACGCCGCCCGGCGCCCGACGGCGGCTGGCACGGGCTCGGGGGACCGGGGCCCGGTCCGGGTCAGGCTGGAGGTGGCCGCCGGACTGCGGTGGCCGCTGCCCGAACTGGCCGAGTCGGTACGGGAACGGGTGGCGGAAGCCGCCAGGGAGGCCATCGGCATCGAGGTGGGACGTATCGACGTGGTGATCGTGGATGTCCTGGCAGCCGCGGAGCACGAGGAGGGAGGACACCGATGA
- a CDS encoding Asp23/Gls24 family envelope stress response protein: MSAQRKIQDELSLAAADAARGVPGVAFLRPGIVDRLRASAASRAGRAGAGTDGATGGGTAGVRVRPPAGGEGVWQIDIQLVTRAAHRTLDVTRAVRETAGAAAGAVLPGPGDRVRITVTVTGIV, translated from the coding sequence ATGAGCGCACAGCGGAAGATCCAGGACGAACTGTCCCTCGCGGCGGCGGACGCCGCGCGCGGGGTCCCGGGGGTGGCGTTCCTGCGGCCCGGGATCGTCGACCGGCTCCGCGCCTCCGCCGCCTCCCGCGCCGGACGCGCCGGTGCCGGGACGGACGGCGCGACGGGAGGAGGGACCGCGGGCGTACGGGTACGGCCGCCGGCCGGCGGTGAGGGTGTCTGGCAGATCGACATTCAGCTCGTCACCCGTGCCGCGCACCGGACGCTCGATGTCACCCGCGCCGTACGGGAGACGGCCGGGGCGGCGGCCGGCGCCGTCCTGCCCGGGCCGGGTGACCGGGTGCGGATCACGGTGACGGTCACCGGCATCGTCTGA
- a CDS encoding tyrosinase family oxidase copper chaperone: MTDGSWTGPGDGRGHGAGSTGATVRDRTRRRFLRALFALGVVTGTTAALTPILRAGRSGDGHGARPVADEMYRGRHIRILAGDPAPGSLPDIRIDGRPLHVMRRADGSYLSAVNHYEPFPTPIEAARAAVDDLRGAQLAGAVPAHHI; the protein is encoded by the coding sequence ATGACAGACGGAAGTTGGACGGGGCCGGGGGACGGCCGGGGGCACGGGGCCGGGAGCACGGGGGCGACCGTCCGCGACCGCACCCGGCGCCGGTTCCTGCGCGCGCTGTTCGCCCTCGGGGTGGTCACGGGCACGACGGCGGCGCTGACCCCGATCCTCCGGGCCGGCCGCTCCGGCGACGGGCACGGCGCCCGTCCGGTGGCCGACGAGATGTACCGGGGACGCCATATCCGGATCCTGGCCGGCGACCCGGCCCCCGGCTCCCTGCCCGACATCCGCATCGACGGGCGGCCCCTGCATGTGATGCGGCGCGCGGACGGCAGCTATCTGAGCGCGGTCAACCACTACGAGCCGTTCCCCACGCCGATCGAGGCGGCCAGGGCGGCGGTGGACGACCTCAGGGGCGCCCAGCTCGCCGGGGCCGTACCGGCCCACCACATCTGA